The following coding sequences are from one Gammaproteobacteria bacterium window:
- a CDS encoding transposase: MDLLFFLACLAPCLNATTLRRLARVVAALLTMTGRVTMLGISRWTEAGGSYRTVQRFFNTLIPWEKVQWHLIRRHLMRVPCVILLTADEVVTPKAGRHTHGIGRFFSSIYGKPLPSLCHLCLSLTSVNDRVSYPVMTLPVIPPEKPPTAPSRPTVKRGRGRPKGSRNQVRTEVELTAFQRFLRDAIQALQVLVGADLPLLYFVYDGALGHNAGVQLVRHCGLHLISKLRHDSALYFPYEGLQSGRGPRKKYGARLDYGQLPEHFRKFSVVEDNLRTDIYQMSLRHKKFTELLNVVIIIKTNLKTLKSAHVLLFSSDLALAWNELMDYYSLRFQIEFNFRDAKQFWGLDDFMSVNERPAINAANLAFFMVNVSHLLRRQTKFVGMSIIDLKAWFRAGKYVRETLKWLPQIPEPISIDAIVRQVASLGRVNLPEPVV; the protein is encoded by the coding sequence ATGGACCTTTTATTTTTTCTGGCGTGTTTGGCTCCTTGCCTCAACGCTACCACTTTGCGCCGTCTAGCCCGTGTAGTGGCCGCGCTTCTGACCATGACGGGGCGGGTCACCATGCTGGGTATTTCACGCTGGACGGAAGCCGGCGGCAGTTATCGCACGGTCCAGCGTTTCTTCAACACCCTGATACCGTGGGAAAAAGTACAGTGGCACCTCATCCGTCGCCACCTGATGCGAGTTCCCTGCGTGATATTGCTCACCGCAGACGAAGTGGTGACACCCAAGGCGGGCCGCCATACCCATGGGATAGGCCGGTTCTTCTCCTCCATTTACGGTAAGCCGCTTCCCAGCCTATGCCATTTGTGCCTCTCGCTGACCTCGGTCAACGACCGTGTGTCCTATCCCGTGATGACGCTACCGGTAATCCCTCCGGAAAAACCTCCGACGGCTCCATCCCGGCCAACCGTCAAACGGGGACGCGGCCGCCCCAAGGGGAGCCGCAACCAAGTCCGCACTGAAGTAGAACTGACGGCATTCCAGCGATTCTTACGGGACGCGATCCAAGCCCTGCAGGTTTTGGTCGGCGCCGACCTCCCGCTGCTCTACTTCGTCTATGACGGGGCTCTCGGCCACAACGCCGGGGTCCAATTGGTCCGACACTGTGGTCTCCATCTCATTTCCAAGCTACGCCACGATTCCGCGCTTTATTTCCCCTACGAGGGTCTTCAATCCGGCCGGGGACCACGCAAAAAGTATGGCGCTCGCCTCGACTACGGCCAGCTTCCCGAGCATTTCCGTAAATTCTCCGTGGTCGAAGACAACCTCCGTACCGACATCTACCAGATGAGCTTGCGCCACAAGAAATTCACGGAACTGCTCAACGTCGTCATCATCATCAAAACGAACCTAAAAACCCTCAAGTCTGCCCATGTTCTACTCTTCAGTTCCGATCTCGCCCTCGCCTGGAATGAGCTGATGGACTATTACTCGCTTCGCTTCCAAATCGAGTTCAACTTTCGTGACGCCAAGCAGTTCTGGGGGCTCGACGACTTCATGTCCGTCAACGAACGCCCTGCCATCAATGCTGCCAACCTTGCCTTCTTCATGGTCAATGTTTCGCATCTCTTGAGGCGACAAACCAAGTTCGTCGGCATGAGCATCATTGACCTCAAGGCTTGGTTCCGCGCGGGAAAGTATGTCCGCGAAACTTTAAAATGGCTTCCGCAAATCCCTGAGCCAATTTCCATTGACGCCATCGTCAGGCAGGTGGCCTCTCTTGGCCGCGTTAACTTGCCAGAGCCCGTAGTTTAA